GTCTCCTCAATTCTATGGGTCTTGTGCCTCAAAAATAAGATAGGGGGGCAAGTTACTGTGCAATGCCACTTGCTTGATGTTGCACCTACTAGTGAGGTTCAAGTGCAGCCACAAGCAATTGTAGATTGCCGAGTGGTCAAACATAGAAGTTAAGACATCGTAGAAGTTTTAGTTCACTAGTCTCACTTACCATCTGAAGATGCAACTTGGGAAACTTATCAATCTTTGGAGGAGAGATTCCCTGAGTTATTGTTGCCTAGCCTAGAGGGTGAAACTAATTTGAAGGTGGCCGGgataggattcccaaatcaattgagattttctatttaatgttaggattcccaaatcaagtgggatttctaattaatgtgtttGGATTCCCTAATCAAGTGGGATTCTATTTAATTTTAGGATTATTTAAAgttgggatttttatttaatgtgtttggattcccaaatcaattaggattgagTCCATTAGGTACTTAgattgggatattttacattcctaatagtAGGGTTCCctaccctatatatatgtaatcCTACGAGGCTTTTTCATTCAAGCAATATCATAATTCATGGTCTTTGActaatttggaggcagatccccTTGAAGGGATTAACCctattttctcttactattttCCGTTCTTTCAATTTCCCCAATTTCTCTGCGAAAAAACCTTAGGGTCTTATCATTTAAGTGGGAAATCTTATAATAATGACGATGATGATAAAGTGAAACACCCCCCCTTGTGATTGAGGGTTGAGATGGGGAACATGGATATCACTGATTACGCTTGCACACTCACACATTACTGACTTTCAGAAGATTTCCCACATGTGGATACCAATACTCCCATTTACTCAATTACTTGAAAAAGAAGCAGCTGGGTAGAAACAATTAGTAGCATGTTTTGAAAAATTGTTAAATCACTTCAATCCTAGACCAATTGAATGAATGATCAAGTTAGGTGGAATGCAATCAGAACTTCTCAAAGGGCCACAAAAAAGTGCCCAACTATGGTGCCTAAATGCTGTCTGTATCAGTCTGTTTGGGCAGTCAATTTTCAACTGTTTGACTGCTCCAAAGTGTCAATAAATACGATCCATGAGCTCATCTGTGATTTTAACTATGAAACAATGAGAAATGAGGTAATGGCAAGCCATCAAACGGCTGCATTGAAAGTAGGATGCTAAATTGTACGAGTGGAGTTATAAGTTTGAACATAGAAATGATGAAGTAATAATTCGTGGTAAATTACAATAGTTACTCTattaattgtttttgtttttaaaagtCGGAGCAGAGGTTGAAACAGTGACCTGGAAATGCTTAATGCTGATTCTGTTGTCTTCTGCAAATCTGAAAACTGTGATCCTAGAGTGATTAATTTCCATTAGGATTCTATTTTGCCACTAAATCCTTGCAGTCTTACTCTTGATTTTTCATCCTTACAGGTAAATGAAACATATATTGTAGGGAAAAAGATGGCATGGTAAATGTTTTCTAATGTAATTTTAGAATTATGGAATAACACAATGAAGGTGGTCTACCATGCCAATTTGGTATCATTGTTTATTTGTTATCTCACAATATATTATCTATTATGTGCATCCAATTCATGGATATGATCATTGTGTGTGGGAATATTTCATTTTCCTTTGTTTCTGTTTTTAATTAGTGTGGGAAACTGGAGGCTCGAAACTTGCTTTGGAAATGTCTAAATAATTGCCTTACATGTCCAAAATCCTAGAAGCCCAATTGGCATATGCTGGTGAATTTCTTTCCCTTTCATAAAAGTTTGTAATTACATACAAACTTTTGATGAACATAATGCCTATTGAAGGACAAATTAATGATGTTGAGTTCTATATGTTTTAGACAAGATGGCAAAATTCGAACTTAACTCTTTGCTCATTCGATGCGTGACGAAGTTGAAGGTATATTTACAAAATTAGAGAAAGTTGGTAAAATTTATGTCGACTGTTTGGAGTAGTAATATTCATAACTAGATCACAAATattgtcaacggaacagcaaacagcaaagcaaaagatttctttctttacttcaacctacaattatttccttatttctcaattcattattttgtacagtagcatatatttagtttacatgtatagggcttgacggattatagtttacatgtatagtgctagaatcatgctagaacttatttactttccgtgtatagcattcttgtaaagtctatatataatatacagaaatcAAGGCCAAACCATTTGGCCATTCgcacaatactttgacatggtatcagagccagccgaCTGCTAAGTTTTTTTTCCCCTTTGAATATTTTTGTCGTCTCGGTTTCGAAGGCGTCTTTCGTTTCTGTGGCTATTGTGGTTTTTTTTCCTCTCTTCTggatttttttttgttctctgtccTTTCGGTATTTCTGTGGCTGAGTAGCTGTTGGCACAGCAGGTTTTCTGGTTTGCCATTTATTTTAGTGCaggcaacagctttctgttgctgtttctggtgcttctctgtctCAGCACAGCAGGTtcctgtccttgtgattctcggcacagcaggcaataactttctgttgctgtttctggtgcttctctgtctTGGCACAGCGGGTTTCTGTCattgtgattctcggcacagcaggtttcttggttcaagatttattttttagtgcaagAAGGTTGGTCTTGGTTCTCTatgttgctgtttctggtgcttctctgtccttgtgattctcagcACAGCAggttttttggttcaagatttaatttttagtgcaggcaggttgttcttggttttctttgtacctgccttgatttaaattttgggcttctagattttctggtGGTCTTTTTCTTTTGGCacaatctatttttttttttgggcttcttgattttctcctttatttagcatggacttTGCACCTGTGTGCCAAGTTTACGTGCAACAATTATTCTACAtgggcttttcaatttgaacttttttgaagggaaaagatctttggggttatattgatggcacggattgtgcacccaatcctgataaatccaaggagtcagcggcttgtccttcatgggttgTGCTTTGTGCCAAGGATTCAGCGGCTTGTCTTTCATGGGCTGTACTTGATGCTCAGATTATGTCTTGACTTCTTGGCTCAattgagccacatattgtccccaacttgtgaccttatcgcaccgctcaatccatgtggacttatttaaaaacagtatatcatcaagataatgGTGCCCATCGTTTTCTGTTAGAGCatgcgattgccatgtttcaacatgacaatcattccatccaagactattattcagGGTTTCTGACTCTTTGGAACGAATACTCTGATCTAGTTACTGCAAATGTCCCTGTTGCCTCTCTTCCCATCATTCAATGTCTTTACGAGACTAGTCGTCGTGAttagtttcttatgaaactccgcccCGAGTATGAATCTGTTCGCTCGTCTCTGCTGAATCGCTCTCCCGTTCcttctcttgatgtttgttttggtgagttattTCGTGAAGAATAAcggcttagtactcaagttactctgacacaatctcatggtagttcaggGTCTGTCCCTGTGGCTTATGCTACTCAACGATGAGGACCACTTGCACATTCTAGCACCTTGCAGTGTTTTTGCTACAAAGAATTTGGGCATATCGCTGCTAATGGTTCCAAGAAATtctgctcttattgcaagaagaagggtTACATTATCAAAGACTATTGTATCCGCCCGTAGAATCGTCAGGCCTAGGCATTACAAACTTCTGTTAATGCACCCCCCTACAGTGACTTTTGCGGACCCTGGCTCTTCTTCAGGTGACTCCTTTGTTCCTGGCATTCCTGCACCTCCTACAGTGAATTAATGCACACTCGAAATGGTGCAACAgatgctaatttcggcattatcagcaatggggctccaaggtaacaaaTCTAGTAAACTTTGGTATGTGGACTCGGGTGCCTCTAATCACGTGATGAATAATCCCACTACATTGGGTCATGTTCGGTCCTATGCTGGTCATTCTGTTATTCAGATTGCCAATGacagttctttgccaatagctgctgtcggagatgcctcttctaagttcactgaTGTGTTTCTTGTTCCTTAGGTTTCCCCGAATCTTATTtttgttggtcaattagttgataacaattgtgctgttaatttttctggtaatggttgtgttgtgcaggactAGGTAATGGGGGAGTTGATtgcgaagggacctaaagtggggctcttgtttccactactttttcTTGTTCCAGCATGTTCCCCAGCTTCATCTATTAGGTCTTTTGCgtgtaataatgtttcagatcttagtatggCGTGACATCGTCatttaggccatcccaatactcagatcttatctcatgtTCATGTATTGAACtttggtttacttggtaataaagaacgttcatctttatctcttgagtgtgcctcgcaaacttggtaaaagcaaaactcttcccttccctctgcatgctagtagagcttctcagtgctttgatcttatccatagtgatgtttggggaccttccctggttagttcacatgaaaaatttaaatactatgtgactttcattgatgatcattgcagatttacttgggtatactttcttcgctctaaatcagaggtttttcgtactttcactcaatcaattttttgcttctattaagacattacacacagattctggtggtgaatatgtgtctaTTGAGTTTCAAGCCATTTTGGCTTCTAAAGGTCCCGctactccccaacaaaatggagtagccgAACGGAAAAAttgtcatctcctagatgtggtacaTAATCTCTTGCTGGAATCCTCCGTTCCATCCTTGTTCCCGgttgaggctctgaaaactgctaCTTACTTGGTTAATCATTTACCTTCTCAAGTtctactcatggagtctccctatttcggcttatttgctaagcaacctagttatGATAACCTACGTActtttggttgtgtatgttttgttcatttacctcctgaTGGGCGACATAAATTCTTTTCTCAATCTattcgatgtgcattcttgggatataatgtgtgtcaaaagggatttgtttgttACGATCCTACATTACATTGTAcacgcatttctaggaatgttattttctttgaaaatcaacatttctttcctgtgtCCTCTATACACTCCTATTCtactgtgattctcccctcctttgaggagcagttctTGGATCCTCATCAAGTTAGTTCTCATTTTAAACCAGGTATTGTGTATACGTGACGCTCCCACCCACAGTCTCTTCCGGTAGCTTATCCGATATCTGATCGTACCACGCTCCAGATTCAGTAAGTTGCAGcacctccagagcctttggtacgtcGCTCTTCTCGAGTGTCTGTACCCCTAGATAGGTATGGGCTTCCCTCTTCAAGTTCTGGCAATTCTGTTTTAGCTCTTATtgctgcattgtccaatttagatattcccacatcctactcacacgttgccaagcatgattgttggcaaCAAGCTATGCAGGAATAAATTGCCCCTttagaggccaatcacacctgggacattgagccttgtcctgCCACCATTATTcctctgggttgtaaatgggtttacgtAGTCAAGATATGATTTGATGGAAGTCTGGAtcgttacaaagctcgccttgttgcacttgggaataatcaggaatatcGTGTCAATTATGAAAAGACCTTTGCTcatgtggctaagatgactattGTTCGTAGGATTCTGGCTATTGCTGCTTTTAGTGATTGGCCACTACAttaaatggatgtcaagaatgcttttcttcatggggatcttaaagagtgtatttatatgaagccacccccgggcttgtttccctctcctacttcacatgtgtgtaagctttgTCGCTCtttttatggtctcaaacaagctccgagggcctggtttgataaattccgcaccactttattacaattttcattcaagtagagcaagtatgacacgtcattgtttcttcggaaatcagacatgggtattgttgttcttttggtttatgttgatgatgttGTGATTACTAGTTCTGATTTTGCTTAATttgctcagctcaagactcatctctcagagtcctttcatatgaaagatcttgggtctctcacatattttcttggtcttgaggtgaatcgtagtccctcTAGTATTTCAATCAATCAACATAAGTTTGCTAGTGACTTAGTGGTCACAACTGGCCTTCATAAGGGTACTcttgttgatactcccatggaattaaatgtcaagcttcacaaagaggagggtgacttacttgcTGATCCCAGTTTACACCGCAAGTCGGTGGGTAGTCTTGTTTATCTCACCATTACTAAACTAGACATTTCtttcatcttcatttggctgctaTCTGTAGGATCAGGGCACTTCTGCCCGTGGTTTATTCTTCCTTGCaggcaattctactcgccttgctgcttatagagatgctgattgggctggttgtgcggatacacgcccctccatcactggttggtgtgtgttcttaggtgatgcattgatctcttggaagagtaagaagcaagacagagtttctaagtcattGAAGGAATCTGAATACTAGGTAATGTCTTTTGCTTgttttgaaattatttggctttGAGGTTTGTttgctgagctagatttttctgagaccAATCCTACACCTCTGCAtgccgataatacgagtgctatccagatcacggctaatcctgtctatcatgagcgcacgaagcatattgaagtgAATTGTCACTTTATctgtgaagcatttgaagctcgtgttatcactcttccacatatttccattgacttacaaattgcggatatcttcaccaaggctctcccTCATtatcgacattgcttcctaagtagaaaattgatgcttgttgatcaacccgcatcaatttgaggggggctgttaatggaacagcaaacagcaaagcaaaatatttctttccttcagcccacaattattccttatttctcaattctttattttgtacagttagcatatatttagtttacatgtatagggcttgatagattatagtttacttgtataggactagaatcatgctagaacttttttactttccatgtatagcattcttgtaaagtctatatataatatacagaactcaaggccaaaccattcggccattcacacaatataTATACTCAGCATTCCACCAATGCAAGAAGTTCATGTATCCTCAATTACCAGTCATTACCGTGGATTGTTGTAAAAGCATGTTCTTCAGATTTTCTTTGGGGAAGTATAAAAATGGTTGTACGCCAAATGcttcttgtttttatttgtgAAAGTACTTTTACCCTCCATACGTTCATACTTTTTTGAAATGGCTCCGTCAAAATTATTCTTTTGGCCATCTTAAAAAGACATTTTTAAATATGTAATACGAAGTTTTTGCTTGTGCAGGCACAAGCCCATATATTTCCTCGGATTTTTGGTCATGAAGCAGCAGGGTAATTTCTGCATTTTCCCCCCCTATTATTCTGGAATATTGCAACATACTAATGGGCAATGATAATTATTGATTCTAAGCCGGAAAACTGCAAATAATTGATCTGCCTCATTTAAAATAGGAATTAAAACAATTTTCAATCGAAATAATGTTCTTTAAAAAAATTCTGAGCTGATTTTTTAGCAGGATAAGTGGACTGCAGTAATTGGCCTGTCTACTAGATGCTCACATTTAATTGAGATATGAGTATAATGTTGTGATGGAGAGTTTCATAGATTTTAGTGTCATATTGTATTGTTATCCATGTATCTTCTGTTTTAAATCTGAGAAGAATTTAGATAGATTAACTCTGATATAGAAAATTCGtaatttcattttagtttttatacAGAGAGGATGGTTACTTAGTGCACAGAACTATAAGTGATGGTCCATAGCTTTCCCAAGGAGATGTTGAATTTGAAGTTGCTATTTTACAGGGTTGTTGAGAGGGTGGGACAAGGAGTGACTGAATTCGCAGAGGGGGATCATGTGCTCACAACATTCACTGGAGAATGCATGGCATGTCAGCATTGTACCTCAGGCAAAAGCAACATGTGCCAGACACTGGGATTGGAAAGGAGAGGTGTTATGCACAGTGATCAGACCACACGTTTCTCTATAAAGGGGAAGCCCATTTACCATTATTGTGCAGTTTCAAGTTTCAGTGAGTATACAGTTGTGCACTCTGGATGTGCTGTTAAAGTCAGCTCAATTGCCCCTCTAGAGAAAATATGCCTTCTTAGTTGTGGAGCAGCTGCAGGTATACTCGTTCATGTGGTTGCAATCCTTCATTTTTctgtttagtttagtttagttttttgtttctattttttgtttattttttgttctttgttTATCCCCTTCATATCCTACAATACAAACATATGCTCCTAGAAATTTTGTAGCCTGTTGTTTATTTTGCTAAGGGCAAGCCTTGGTCTAACGGTAGGGGTATTACACGAAATCTAAGGTCAGTGGTTTTAGTACAGAAGCTAACTCTCCAAATGTGGATGTAAGTCTGCATTTCCCAGATCCCCCACTAAGGTGTTGGAGCCTTGCACACTCAGTGTCTTGCATTTTTCCTGTTTATCTTGCCTATCCTGATGGTGAATGATTGATGATCCTCAAATGCTGAAATTTTTACAATGTTGTCTGGTGCCCCCAAAAGTTAGATGTGGAGTTTGTAACTTTCTGCAGATCACTACCCTTGGGGCAGTGTGGTGGGTGGGTTCTCTCCATCATATTGTGAAACACAGTAAGCTTAAATCCTTCCATATTTATTCATTGAATGCTTGAAACACATTCTATCATTATTCATCAAAGGATTGCGGATAGTGGGATGACTTTATTCAATTTTGTACTGAAAAGATATTCTTAATATCTGGCATActtattttatttagaaattttaattgaTGTAAGATAACAGTGTTTTACAATATCTGAAGAAGTTCTCCTAGCGCAACAAGCCCCATGGAAACCTtcaaaagtatatgaaatttcTCGCTGCAATGTTGTAGTTCTTTTGCATTGTTTCTTAATAATTTGTTCCCATTGTATCACTTATCTCAGATTCTCATCTATATATGTTCTATTTATGCATGTGTGAAAAAAGAAATGATTATTTGGTCCACAGCGAGTATAATTCATGTTGGGATTTTATCACTAGGGCTGGGAGCAGCTTGGAAGGTTGCTGATATATCTGAAGGATCAACTGTTGTCATATTTGGTCTAGGGACTGTAGGCCTTTCTGTAAGAATAGGACTTCTTTCTTGATGTCctccctctctccctccctccctctctctcaatCTTTATCCTCCCTTCCTCCTCCTCTCTTGTTCCTTACCTGTttatttactctttttttttttttaataactcaATCTATGCTTGCTATCTAAAACGTGGTCAGTCATGGTTACTTGTTTTAGGTTGCACAAGGGGCCAAATTAAGGGGGGCATCTCGAATAATTGGTGTTGATACTAATTCTGAAAAGTCGGATAAAGGTCTCATGGTTTTTGCCATTGCTTATTGCTTTGTTACATGGTTGAAGCCATTTAAAGCTTTCTTGTTCATTAATGATATTCTCTTACTGATGCAGCAAAGGCTTTTGGAGTAACAGAGTTTATCAATCCAAGTGACTGTAATGAACCTATTCAACAGGTATTTTAATTCATCTGAGAAAGCATCAATAATTGAAATTTCAGTTCTTTTTATCAATTATCTGCATCTGGATTGACATAATGGACATTAGAAAGGCAGCATGACATAAATTGGAATCTTAATAACACAAGTAACTGATATGGGATTTGTCAGTGGAGGCAATGTTGTCATTATCACTGTTAAACAAACCAGCAGTACAGTGCATCTAAACCCAGAGCAAACATGATAAAATATCAACACCAGCTTTgtattctttctttttcttctttcaagtCTCATCCTAGCCAAGTTGAGTTTGTCATAAATTGTATATACTCATTCCTTTTAATTTAGAACTACAGCACTAGATGCTCttttgtgtatatgtgtgtggCATATGACTAAATAATATACATTGAATTTTTGCAGGTTATTAAGCGTATTACAGATGGAGGTGCAGATTATTCATTTGAATGTATAGGTGACACTGAAATGATAACTGCTGCATTACAGTCATGTTGTGatgtaattttttttcatatccctgatgaatatatattttttttttatgtagaaaacttgaaataaatatataaacCTTTTGTTTGTCTTCTCCTGATTTCTCAGGGATGGGGTTTGACAGTTACACTTGGTGTGCCAAAAGTGAAACCGGAAATAACTGCACACTATGCATTATTCCTTAGTGGAAGAACATTGAGAGGATCTCTATTTGGAGGATGGAAACCTAAATCTGATCTCCCCTTATTAGTGGACATGTATTTACGGAAGGTAAGAATAACTACAAAAGCTACCTTGGGGATTTGAGCTTGAAATTATTACTTATTTAATTTTATGTTGTAGGTAGGAATTAGAAAGATTCTAAGAGGAGATGCAGCTTCTTACTGTTAGGTTTCTCTAAAAATTAAATAAGCGTGACATTTAATAGGCCCTTGACTATTACATCTCTCTTTTAAGTCAGTCAGCCTCAGGCGGGGGCATGCACATCAAAAGGACCTAGCTTTGACATGTAACACTCATTCTAAGCTCACATCTGACCTTGTAAAAACATCAGCTAACTGATCAGCGAAGGATGTATGAGTTTATGTGTgggtgtatgtatatatatatatatatatatatatatgtatatgtttatatatatttatatattcaaaTTATGCAAATGCctccatgttatatatatatatatgtatatgtttatatatatttatatatttaaattatgcaAATGCCTCCATGTTGGAGCTTCAAATAAAGTGATAGCTAATGTCAATGTGCTTCATCCACTCATGGTATATTGGAGCCTTTGCAATACAAATGGCAGCTTGATCATCACAAATGCATATGTTGCAAGACATTGAACCCAATTTTTGATGTAGGTTACTTTTAACCTCAACTACACACTGATAGCATGAGACAGAGATACTTAGCTTTTGCACTAGATTGAGCAACGAGGTTTTGCTTCTTGCTTTCCCATGGCATGAGATTGCCTAATAGAAAGGTACAATATCCAGTTACAGATAAACTATCTACCTAGGCATAATTTATTAAACCTACAACATTCAAATGCACACATCTACATGGTACAATAGTAAAGTTTCCTAGCGTGGCCCTCCCTCCATGAATTATAGCCAGGGGTGTCCCTGTCATTCTTTCCCACTCGAAAAAACTTCGGCCTTGAGCATTATCCTGATTAACTGAATAAGGAAAGATAGGCTCTAGCATTTGACATAGCAATTGACAGTATTACTTGTAATTCACGGTTCCAACTTTAATGCTTATGGAATCCTCACAGCTGCTGTAGATCATGTGACTAGTGAAGTGCCATGGCTCCCAGGCAATATGTCATAGACCTAGAGATCATGAACATAACAAAGGTCCCTAAAAGTGTCTCCCCAATGGTCTAGCTTCGCCATAAATTATGAAGTACCATAGTCTCCAAATTAAAATGGTAATAAAAAATATGTATCAAATGAGTTTTTGGGTAGTTCAATTTGTCAGTGTAATGTATTGATTTCAGAGTATCACTATATATAGTCCCCACCCTCAGTGTCAACCATTGAAGTATTGATTCTGAACTCCAGCACTTGATATAGATCCCACATGGTGTAAAAGTTCATTTAGTTTAGGCAAAAACCTTAGTCAAGTCTCATAGAACTGCCGTATAATGATGGCGACCTGAACTAGGGGCCTTTTTCACATCATTTGGCTTGTAACTGCTCACAGGTTCTAAGTGCTCATAGATGCAGTCACTCTTCTGCCCAACTCCTCTTGTCTCTATCACATTGACATGGTTCTTCTTTTTACACTCAAATGACTACTTATCGACCTTCTTCAGCTTAACTAGCTAAGTTTGAGTCGGTGTATTCATTTTCTGGGCTGAGTATGGTCAGCCCATTTCTTCCATCTATTCTTTATGTAATTTTCTTCCTTCTCCATATGCTCAGCATAGGACGTAGCTTGGTCAATAGAATAAAAAATTCTGACTCTAAATCTTCATTTAGATCCAATACCTTAACACGTCATATATTGGATGACTTATTGCTGCTCACTCTCAGATTGACATGTCACAATGAGATTATAAAACATGTGTAGATCCAGATTTCCATTCCATGCTAGGTTAGGTAACACAATCTAGAGCAAACCTCCTGAGCATTGTTAACAGGCACAAACTTGTGAATCACCAATTCTTTCATCCTATTCGGGCTTGTTATTGGCTGTTCTACATAAATTTCATGAATGATTAATATTAGTTTCAAATTGGTCACTGAACATCAATTTGCAGCATATTATACACTGAATTTTATAcattatttcaatatcatccaATGTGCAACGGTTGTCTCCTGTGAGTGGAGAAATGCTCTTTTGGCATCCCATTCAACCATTGTTGCATTATAGGGTGGAAAAATTCATCAAAAGCATCTTAGTCCATAATTTTGCTTAACAGAACCCCAATCCCAAGTCCTTATACTATTAGTAGTATGAGTAAATAAAGTGGTAAATAGGTGTGGGTGGGGCACAATGGCTTACAGGGATGACTAACTAGGGTCAAGGCAAGCATTCTGCCAATAACAGGAGACACATTGTATGACTTTGAAACAATGTGAAAAGGTTAGTGCATAATATGTAATGAATTGAAGTTCAGCTACCAGTTTGAAACTATTAGTAAGTTTTAGTGACTATTCATAAAATTTACTCTCTATCACATTGATATGCTTCTTCTTTCTACTTTACTTTTAGGAATGACCCTTTTCCCTACACGTTTAACACCCCAGCCAATACCTTTAAGCCTTGTTTGGTTCAATTGGCTAAGTCTAAGTTGGTGTGGTCATTAGTTTGGGCTGAAGGTGGTCAACCCATTTCCTTTTTTCCTTATCTATATGCGTAGCATAGGATGTGGCTTGGtcaatggaataaaaatgtgaccCTTGAGATTTATTCAGATCCAATACCATTGCCTGCTCTCAAGTTGGCACCTCAAAATGAGATTATGAAACTCTCATTCTAAGTCTAGATGCACTTTCCATGGTAGGTGAGGGAACAGAACGCAGAGTAGAGCTCTTAAGCATAGTTAACATGTACAAACTTATGAATCATCACTTCTTTCATCCTATTCTAGCCTATTATTGCTCCTTCTATGTAGTTCCTATTCTAGGACTTAATATTGCTCCAATAGATATAAGTATGCCTCCAAGACAAGTAATGACTATGTTAACCTTGTTTGTATTCCTCAAGCTTCTACGAATAAAATTTGTTCTCTAGTTGATTAAACTAATAACACAAATCACTAGGTTTACCTTTCCTTGttcaaattgattttaataaGATA
This window of the Malania oleifera isolate guangnan ecotype guangnan chromosome 6, ASM2987363v1, whole genome shotgun sequence genome carries:
- the LOC131157837 gene encoding alcohol dehydrogenase-like 6 isoform X1, with the protein product MSSSSAKDPNVITCKAAVAWGAGDPLVMEEVELSPPHPMEIRIKVVCTSLCRSDLNAWQSQAQAHIFPRIFGHEAAGVVERVGQGVTEFAEGDHVLTTFTGECMACQHCTSGKSNMCQTLGLERRGVMHSDQTTRFSIKGKPIYHYCAVSSFSEYTVVHSGCAVKVSSIAPLEKICLLSCGAAAGLGAAWKVADISEGSTVVIFGLGTVGLSVAQGAKLRGASRIIGVDTNSEKSDKAKAFGVTEFINPSDCNEPIQQVIKRITDGGADYSFECIGDTEMITAALQSCCDGWGLTVTLGVPKVKPEITAHYALFLSGRTLRGSLFGGWKPKSDLPLLVDMYLRKEIQIDELITHNLPFEDINKAFDLMQAGKCLRCVIHMSK
- the LOC131157837 gene encoding alcohol dehydrogenase-like 6 isoform X2, with the protein product MSSSSAKDPNVITCKAAVAWGAGDPLVMEEVELSPPHPMEIRIKVVCTSLCRSDLNAWQSQAQAHIFPRIFGHEAAGVVERVGQGVTEFAEGDHVLTTFTGECMACQHCTSGKSNMCQTLGLERRGVMHSDQTTRFSIKGKPIYHYCAVSSFSEYTVVHSGCAVKVSSIAPLEKICLLSCGAAAGLGAAWKVADISEGSTVVIFGLGTVGLSVAQGAKLRGASRIIGVDTNSEKSDKAKAFGVTEFINPSDCNEPIQQVIKRITDGGADYSFECIGDTEMITAALQSCCDGWGLTVTLGVPKVKPEITAHYALFLSGRTLRGSLFGGWKPKSDLPLLVDMYLRKVKNLCNNWLSEAC